Sequence from the Cucurbita pepo subsp. pepo cultivar mu-cu-16 chromosome LG02, ASM280686v2, whole genome shotgun sequence genome:
AAATGGCATATACAGTTCACCAATGGTTGGGACAAATATGAATGCTGCCTTCCTCCCTGGAATGACATATCTTCCGTCCGGCATGATGTTCAATCCAGCCTTTTCATCTCAGCCAATGGGTTATGCTCCCACAGGAAACTTCTTTGCTCAACAAAATCTAGTATCAGCCATGTCCAATTACCAACAGTTTGGGAACCCTCATCTCCAATCAAGTGGTGGAAGTGCGGGTAATGGAGGATATTCTTCACCCCTTCCTGACATATTCCAGCCAAATCTTGCAACACAGCCATCTAGTTCCGTGATGAATAgttcaaagaaagaagataccaGAGCTTTTGATTTTATCTCAGTAAGTTTCATTTCTTACAACTCTTTGTTGATTTTAGTAGCTGTATGCCCTGCAGTCTGATACTGATAGAGCATTACGATGTATTTTGTAGGAGCACATTGCAGCTGCTCGGGATCCAAAGCGGGTAGTCTGAGTTTAGGATTGTTGGTGACGTCGGTGACATTGGGGAGGTGATGAATGAAAGCCACAGTTCTGTGCCATTAGAGATTGATGGCTCCATAACGTAGGCACTATCGACGAACCACAACACGGTACACACTTATGAAAAATGGGTAGATAGAAgtaggaaaaagagaaaatggaagttgaagaagaatgagagtTGCTTTTACATAATCAGCTGTTTATACTGTGGTAATTCCTGGACTGGTTGTGTTCCAATCTGTAGAGTTTCATTTTGcccaaaaaaggaaagaaaaaaggaaaaaaaaaaaacttattattgTAGTGGTTATGGTAATAATGCAGCTTGTTCTTTGAATCTTTTAATGCAGCTTGTTCTTTCATGTATATGCCTGTGTATGTTGAGTTCTTAGATTGACACTCATAAGCtgagttattaatataacactTCATTCTTGAATGGTACAATCAAAGGAAACTATtgatattattgttttctaagttttattttactttttctcatAGGTATCTTTGATTGACACAAATATTCTTGGCTAGATTTGTTGATACCAATCTAATGTATTATCCATCGTTCAAATCTTtatagttatttaaatatttaataaatcaatttaagtATAGTTCAATTCAACTGTCATAAAAACCCAGAAAGCAGAACgttaattacataaatatttacatatactttataatattaaaatgtattGGTAGAGCATTGTATGTAATCATATGGGTGCACAAGGTTTCAGTTAATTTATTTGagcttttaaatattaatataaaaaaacaaaagacaaaGCACTACTGggcattaataaataatgaaaaggaacaactttaaatatattaattcatttactagaaaaatcaaagcaggcaccaaaaaaactatataaaatgaCTTTTGTTTTTGAGTGTTTGAGAGTGGGGAATTTATTAGGccattttctcctttttcttgaaaggaaaataaaaataaaaaataaaaaataaaaataaaaggttttttcttttttgccttCTTCCTCTACTGCTTCCTAAAGTAGCTGCCAGTTAACATCAATTGCTTGAAACCCCTTTTTAGttcctttttctcatttcCTTGTtgcataaaattttcaacaatggttttggttttgtgtACCAAACTACTTCCCATTATGAAAAATGATTATGAACCAACAAACATATACCCAACTCAACATCACTACGAAACTActtcttttatgttttatgtttttttttttttttttttttttttttttttttttttttttttttttttttttttttttaaggttaaaaaatgggaaaaattTGCCCTAATTTCTTGCGCCCACCTAATACTTTGCCTAAACTTTTTGGGCTTTTATGGGAGCTGGGTGGTCTTCGGCTTTTGCCCGTTCCCACCTTCCTTTTTTATATGCTAACCTTAAATTACATGCAAAATGAGGCATTATTAACTCCACTTTAATTTAGGCCCTAAAGTTCACACCTTTGTCTTTAGCTTCAACCATACCTATTAATAATACAACGTGTAATCTATGCTTTCATTATATTCCATTATTATAATCAAACACACTAATTCATCCTAATAacttcacatccttataaaaaatgttttgttcactTTCATAACCGAGGTGGAATCTTATACAAGCCATATTTTTCAAGGTGGTGGCATGGATTCACTTTAATACACGGCGGAAGCTGAATTTGGAGGATTGATAGCGGCTATGGAGAAGcttcaattttgttgtttattggAGTTTGGATTATGGCATCTATTGACGATAATGATTGCTGTTTATTGGAGTTTGGATTATGGCATCTATTGACGATAATGATTGCTTCAGCTAAGATTTTGTTAATGATGAAAAACATAAGTGGGACTTGTTTCTCATTCtcaacatggtatcagaacatCTATCTTTCAATCCCATTTCAGCTTCTCCTTCTTAACATAATAGTAGAACAGGAAAAGAGGAATAACATAAGAAAAGTAACAGAGATCAGAACAGAGGACAATTCCTCTTCGGCTTCTCGTTCTTAATCGATTTGACCCCTTTTTACCGTCTTAAAAGTTTGGAGTTCTAGAATttctttgaattaattttattattattattattgttataagtatttaaaaagaaagNaaaaaaaaaaaaaaaaaaaaaaaaaaaaaaaaaaaagtggaggCACAAAGCACAATACGTACAAAGATTAGACAAAACTTAGCACCcttaattttcatcttcaaaactTCCCTTTTACTCCCCCATCTTCTGTAACCGAAGCTTCTTATAAAACCGGTTTATAAATTCCTCCGCCGCTTTATCCACGTGGCTGTCCTCCACGGCAGCTCCCGCAACCGGACACGGCGAGTCAGTAACTCTCAGCTGCCTCACCACCATCGGGCTTCGCCCAAACTCGGGTACCGCTGGGGACGCCATGTCATTGTTCAGAACTTCCAAAACAGTCTTGAAAGCATTCATCGCGGCCACGTCATCGTCCAGCGTGTTGGGTGTCTGAGTACACGTGAAGAAATGACGGCGTTTGTTAAAGTAATGGAAGCTGGGAAAAGCAGGGCTGTTGCGGCAGCTAAATTCGTAGTGACCGGCGGTGCCATCGGGGTGGTGGTTACGGCGAAAAGGGGCGAGGGAGAAGGCAGAGGCGGCACCATCTTGGTGGTGGAACATGAGATTCGCGATGGCTTTGCCGGTGATTTTGCGACGTTTGGACATGAGATTTGTGAGGTCGCCCATAAGCTTGCTCTTACAAATTCCTTTCCTCAGCATGTAATAAGCTATACGGACcatattcaaaattctctTCGAAATCACTTGTAGATTTTGATCCATTTTTCTCGACAATTCTGTAAGAAGAGAATTGAGAGTTTTAGAGACAAAAAATGAGAAGGGATTTGGTTTTGATCGAGAATTGGAAGGGTATATAAAAGGGTTCattgaatattaaattttaaaatatatattatataatatgttaATGCGTTTCTcccttaaaataaatatcttttctttcttttctttctcgtcACACCtacccaaattttaattatatatataatacacgAGTAGAAACTATGTCATAATTCAATCGAAGAGGTTGTGCGATCTCACATCTATTAATGGACTAGACTTAAAAAGGAGAGTCGAGGAGGGCCCATAGGTATATAGATGGAATAAAAGGGCCTCGAGGTAGGGGTGAATGGGTGGTATGGGCTGGGCTTCATTATCACGTAATACTAAAATTTGGTTGTTAAAGATGGAAGGAAGGCAATCAAAATGAGAGGTGAGAGAGCCCAGACATTGGATGTTCACAAGTCCTGTGTAGACTCAATTGGTAGGGCCCCTCGCGAAGTGGGTGTGTTGTGTTGGCATGTGGCTCGTCTGATGCCAATATCTCTGTATTCACTGCAAGAACTGACGGTGGTTGGGACACCTCTAGTATGGATGATGAAGCTCACCCAGTAGGAGTCAGGTCTGTTTCATGGGCTCCATCTACTGCACCAGGTGCCCTTGTCTGCTCCGCATTACTCCACCCCCTTCACAACCTTTGCTCAGGTGGTTGTGACAATACGGTGAAGCTTTGGAAGCTCCATCATGGAACCAGCCTTCACACATTTTCAGTATACTTCACATAATTTCCCCCCCACCTCAACCAAAGGGAGAGCGGTGGATCATAAATTCACccccaatatatatatatcttaattattttgaagttaatttttataaaccataataatatttaataggtTTAAATGTCCAGTTTTagagaattttaatttttgaaaaagagaGGATTTATATGATTATAGTTTGgaggaaaataaagaagaaggtGCTTTGGAAATGGGGTGGATGGGATGGATTCTGCACGTGCCTTGCATGACATAGACAATGCACGTGTGAGGGAGCATCCAAGAAAGTTAATTCCAAATTGGCCCCTACTATAGATTCCTNATAAAGAAGAAGGTGCTTTGGAAATGGGGTGGATGGGATGGATTCTGCACGTGCCTTGCATGACATAGACAATGCACGTGTGAGGGAGCATCCAAGAAAGTTAATTCCAAATTGGCCCCTACTATAGATTCCTGAGCTCTTTGTGAAACCACCCCCTTCAAAGTTGACAATGACCCAAACAAAatgcaattttatttatatttaattatatattattcatttttcNCTCTATATTTCCACATCAGCCACTCGTTTTTATCTTATCTTAAACCCTATTTCCCTATTTGCCCTTCTCCCCTATAAAGtccacaattttaaaaagtctAATCTAAATACATTTTTCATCTTAATCTAATCAAACTTAACCAAATATTCAATTACTTtaattatacatttatttCCTAAACTAGttttaaccatttattttttatcataattattaattttataggtcgctcgtttttttaaataggtcttctttcaaatttcaagtacatatacttttttaaataatacatttttatttttgtttaattattattttataattctactcttttttttatatatttttttctttaccaaACTTGAACATAGttgttaagaaatattttataataatgttatactgtggtttaaaatttaaaataatctcAACACCCTTCTTTCAACCCCTTCTTACAAGTTTGGTTCCTACTCTTAAGGATATGTATGGAGTCTCTGTAACTTTAGGTGGGTTATCTTTCTCATGCTTATCTTATATTCAAATGtaatgtcatttttttattgtgtcAGACTTACCAACATACAATCTCAATATTTTTCTctacataaatttaaattaaaactactcattttatattttgaatttgagaaacatcttaaaaattaacaagaatctaaaatagacattttaacaaaaataaagctGCACAATCTATAAGAGAGATTATATACATTGTGTTGAAAAAAGAGATCGTTGCACATGTCGTTATAAATTGTCCGGATTTATAACCCTTTTTCTCTTGTTATACGTATCCATCACATTTTTACAAAATCAACTAATGTAAAAATGATGAATCCAAAGTAGGGGGACATAAAttggaaatttaaaaaattaagaataaaataaaaacaatcatGGAGTAGAAAGTGGGTTGGTAAGTAAAATTGGGTTAAATTGAAATGTTGATTTACTCTAATATATTTACAGAACTTACAAAATTACATACTAATTTAGCATTATCCTTACTCTTTAAACCAATAGAAGGCGTTAAATTTTACAAAGTTGAGCTGTAAGCGTCGTGCTTAAACGTGGGTTTAGGAATATAAT
This genomic interval carries:
- the LOC111788674 gene encoding uncharacterized protein LOC111788674 codes for the protein MVRIAYYMLRKGICKSKLMGDLTNLMSKRRKITGKAIANLMFHHQDGAASAFSLAPFRRNHHPDGTAGHYEFSCRNSPAFPSFHYFNKRRHFFTCTQTPNTLDDDVAAMNAFKTVLEVLNNDMASPAVPEFGRSPMVVRQLRVTDSPCPVAGAAVEDSHVDKAAEEFINRFYKKLRLQKMGE